Proteins from a single region of Anaerolineae bacterium:
- a CDS encoding recombinase family protein, translating to MKLRAVGYRRVSTEDQAEAGHSLDAQQRAIEEFIGQKGWQLGPIYTDAGLSGRLDQRPALRQLLQGASSGHFDVVVVHAIDRFYRSLTGLLSAIELLNRHNVGFVSITENLDFTTPWGKLTLAVLGTLAEIYIDKLSAETKKGKRERARKGLYNGSIPFGYCTGCCSECADPNGPGYCPHVGRPDRGDGEHLIAHPIEAVGVRRAYKLSATGLYTDRDVADILNQQTVRYQGQNYILRPKRRPGDVRRFGPPVFGKDTIREMLLRVFYTGVVPYYGTNKDQQKRKRKDVVALYPGQHPALIPQDLFDQVQAVRQLRYNAPTTPGKTRRHLVYPLTGLLHCGSCGKTMRSASNQQGLRYHRCATRIQQNGQCDQITVLAEVIECQVANHFQQLNLPADWHSRLMQGMASDGKREVHYQTVQQSLMRAKELYLEGDIDRPEYERRRSLYREQLANLTNIPLNAIIAAGYLIENFQTLWEKNDYNLKKQMLRALLAALTVQGDALTGWQPNSAFYPLLKHALPWEGRACHYGSDGT from the coding sequence ATGAAACTCAGAGCAGTCGGCTACCGTCGCGTCTCGACCGAAGACCAGGCGGAAGCCGGCCACAGCCTTGATGCTCAGCAGCGGGCCATCGAGGAATTCATTGGTCAAAAAGGTTGGCAACTCGGCCCCATCTATACGGACGCCGGGTTATCCGGCCGGCTTGACCAGCGCCCGGCTCTGCGCCAACTCTTGCAGGGGGCGTCATCCGGTCACTTTGATGTGGTGGTGGTGCATGCTATTGACCGGTTCTATCGTTCCTTGACCGGCCTTCTGTCAGCCATCGAACTACTCAACCGCCACAACGTGGGTTTTGTCTCTATCACCGAGAACCTGGACTTCACCACTCCCTGGGGCAAATTGACCCTGGCGGTGTTGGGCACGCTGGCCGAGATTTACATCGACAAGCTCAGTGCCGAAACCAAAAAGGGCAAACGCGAACGCGCCCGTAAGGGTCTCTACAACGGCTCGATCCCTTTCGGCTATTGCACCGGATGCTGTTCAGAATGTGCCGATCCCAATGGCCCCGGTTATTGTCCCCACGTCGGCCGGCCCGATCGAGGTGACGGGGAACATCTCATCGCCCATCCTATCGAAGCCGTCGGGGTGCGACGGGCCTACAAACTGAGCGCAACCGGGCTCTACACCGACCGCGATGTGGCCGATATCCTGAATCAGCAAACGGTTCGCTACCAGGGGCAGAACTATATCCTGCGACCCAAGCGCCGGCCCGGCGATGTGCGCCGTTTCGGGCCACCAGTATTTGGAAAGGATACCATTCGAGAGATGCTATTGCGGGTCTTCTACACCGGTGTTGTTCCCTATTACGGCACCAACAAAGATCAACAAAAACGCAAGCGAAAGGATGTGGTCGCCCTGTATCCGGGTCAGCATCCGGCCCTCATCCCTCAGGATCTATTTGACCAGGTGCAAGCAGTTCGCCAGTTGCGTTATAATGCTCCAACTACACCCGGCAAAACCAGACGACATCTTGTTTATCCACTCACGGGGTTGTTACATTGCGGTAGTTGCGGTAAAACCATGCGTTCAGCCAGTAATCAGCAAGGATTACGCTATCATCGTTGTGCCACCCGTATCCAACAAAACGGGCAGTGTGATCAGATTACTGTGCTGGCCGAAGTCATTGAATGTCAGGTGGCAAATCATTTTCAGCAATTGAACCTGCCTGCTGATTGGCATTCCAGATTAATGCAGGGCATGGCCTCAGATGGGAAAAGAGAAGTCCACTATCAGACCGTGCAACAAAGCCTAATGCGAGCTAAAGAACTGTACCTGGAAGGAGACATTGATCGACCGGAATATGAACGCAGACGTTCGTTATATCGAGAGCAATTGGCCAATTTGACAAACATACCATTAAACGCTATTATAGCGGCAGGTTATTTAATAGAAAACTTCCAGACTCTCTGGGAGAAGAATGACTACAATTTAAAAAAGCAAATGCTGCGAGCATTACTCGCAGCACTTACAGTACAAGGGGATGCGCTCACTGGCTGGCAACCTAACAGCGCATTCTACCCTTTATTGAAGCACGCCCTCCCCTGGGAGGGAAGGGCGTGTCACTACGGGAGCGACGGGACTTGA